In Argonema galeatum A003/A1, the following proteins share a genomic window:
- the iscB gene encoding RNA-guided endonuclease IscB: MSNFVLVLDANRKPLNPCTPGVARSLLRSGKAKVFRRFPFTIVLNKAVDDKPLPMQLKLDPGSKVTGIALLQEEKVVFGAELIHRGQQIKNALESRKALRRGRRNRKTRSRKPRFLNRTRPDGWLAPSLQHRVETILTWVNRFCRYAPIKGISQELVRFDLQQMDNPEISGVEYQQGTLFGYEVREYLLAKWSRKCAYCGTENVPLQIEHIHPKAKGGTNRIFNLCLACEPCNIKKGTQDIEAFLKKKPDALKQILVQAKRPLKDAAAVNSTRWALFNRLKQTDLPVETGSGGRTKYNRCRLELPKQHYIDAACVGKVEQLTVLTQQPLLIKAQGHGTRQMCGTDKYGFPIRHRSRTQIHQGFQTGDIVKAVVASGNKVGIYVGRVLCRASGSFDIATKDGRVQGISHKYCQAIHQKDGYAYSF, encoded by the coding sequence ATGTCTAACTTTGTTCTAGTTCTAGATGCCAACCGTAAACCACTCAACCCCTGCACCCCTGGAGTTGCTAGAAGTTTACTCAGGTCAGGCAAAGCAAAAGTGTTTCGACGGTTTCCTTTCACGATTGTTTTAAACAAAGCTGTTGACGATAAACCATTACCGATGCAACTGAAGCTAGACCCAGGCTCAAAAGTAACTGGAATAGCCTTACTCCAAGAAGAAAAAGTTGTTTTTGGTGCAGAACTTATCCATCGCGGACAACAGATTAAGAATGCGCTTGAGTCACGCAAAGCATTAAGAAGGGGACGGCGTAACCGTAAAACCAGATCCCGTAAACCTCGTTTTCTTAACCGTACCCGGCCTGATGGTTGGTTGGCTCCCAGTCTTCAGCATCGGGTTGAAACAATTCTGACTTGGGTTAATCGGTTTTGTCGATATGCCCCCATAAAAGGGATTTCGCAGGAACTTGTCCGATTTGATTTACAACAAATGGACAACCCAGAAATATCAGGCGTTGAGTACCAGCAAGGTACGCTATTTGGTTATGAAGTTCGGGAATATTTATTAGCTAAGTGGTCGCGAAAATGTGCTTATTGTGGTACTGAAAACGTACCTTTACAAATTGAACACATTCACCCCAAAGCTAAAGGCGGTACAAACCGAATTTTCAATCTATGTCTGGCTTGCGAACCTTGCAATATCAAGAAAGGAACTCAGGATATTGAGGCTTTCTTGAAAAAGAAGCCGGATGCCTTAAAGCAAATTTTGGTTCAAGCTAAACGTCCATTAAAAGATGCAGCAGCAGTCAATTCAACCCGATGGGCATTATTTAACAGGCTCAAACAAACTGACTTGCCTGTTGAGACAGGTAGTGGCGGAAGAACCAAGTATAACCGATGTCGCTTGGAGTTACCGAAGCAGCACTATATTGATGCGGCTTGTGTTGGGAAAGTTGAGCAGTTAACGGTTTTAACTCAACAACCACTACTAATCAAAGCACAGGGGCATGGTACTCGCCAGATGTGTGGCACGGATAAATATGGCTTCCCAATTCGTCATCGGTCTAGAACTCAAATTCATCAAGGGTTTCAGACGGGAGACATTGTTAAAGCTGTTGTTGCGAGTGGCAACAAGGTTGGCATTTATGTTGGGCGCGTTCTTTGTCGAGCATCTGGCAGTTTTGATATTGCAACCAAAGATGGGCGCGTACAAGGAATTAGCCATAAATACTGTCAAGCAATTCACCAAAAGGATGGTTATGCTTATTCTTTTTAG
- a CDS encoding glycosyltransferase family 87 protein, whose translation MENIPLFSRFMILILIWIMAIALLLVSAIKEQLGNSEWRDNSVCLNHPLLQRVTIFLFRSGVILALKLFFITITIWGVVQTLLKAYDLTTVWGYLSDFRWYYVASKMVLNGLNPYQPQTFVNYFVQVVTPRNAMPFVYPPNIIPLIFPLGYFLSYHASTIWVFANLLAIIFLIWGGAYLIDSPSKNWKVIGAITCFLVYGTSYSLSVGNVALIVSALVMWSIIQAKKSRNVLAGVLLGISTIKPPLAVLFVLYFLVKRRFKLVIFCVITALILTVIGLLMTGNSLPEFIQLYKQGYELFFQHFYNAPDKSSGRIDAVVIGYRLFKNSLILSKLTSALIVIIAIGYISFYIYRRNKSINLVKEIDLSEVSLIACLSLLYTYSQPANSSILVLAGVFLINELLTEVKNNNFTVQRICFWSAGFFCLLIHTIIGYNLLTPAWKTSTSPISITSIFKQTIAASPSYAIVGLSFCILAIAHLSLNKTKGQLLLEREIE comes from the coding sequence ATGGAAAATATACCTTTATTTTCAAGATTTATGATATTAATCCTGATTTGGATAATGGCGATCGCTCTATTGCTGGTCAGCGCCATCAAGGAACAGTTGGGTAATTCTGAATGGCGAGACAATTCGGTTTGTCTGAATCATCCTCTGCTGCAAAGAGTAACAATTTTCTTATTTCGATCTGGCGTAATTTTAGCTTTAAAATTATTCTTTATAACTATCACAATATGGGGGGTAGTTCAAACTTTACTAAAAGCTTATGACTTAACTACAGTATGGGGTTATCTCTCTGACTTTCGGTGGTATTATGTCGCCAGTAAAATGGTATTAAATGGGTTGAATCCCTATCAACCACAAACATTTGTGAACTATTTTGTCCAAGTTGTAACTCCTAGAAATGCTATGCCATTTGTTTATCCACCTAATATTATTCCCCTGATTTTCCCTCTGGGCTACTTTTTAAGTTACCATGCTTCTACGATTTGGGTTTTTGCTAACCTGCTAGCGATAATTTTTCTGATCTGGGGTGGTGCCTATCTGATAGATTCTCCAAGCAAAAATTGGAAAGTAATTGGCGCGATTACTTGTTTCCTAGTCTATGGAACAAGTTACAGCCTCAGCGTAGGTAATGTTGCTCTGATTGTCTCTGCTTTGGTTATGTGGTCAATTATCCAGGCAAAAAAAAGTAGAAATGTGTTGGCTGGAGTCTTACTAGGTATTAGCACTATCAAGCCACCTTTAGCTGTTTTATTTGTCTTATACTTTTTGGTTAAAAGACGATTCAAGTTAGTAATTTTTTGTGTGATAACAGCACTTATATTGACGGTAATTGGACTATTAATGACTGGAAATTCACTCCCAGAGTTTATCCAACTATATAAACAAGGCTATGAATTATTTTTTCAACATTTCTATAATGCTCCAGATAAATCTTCTGGAAGAATAGATGCTGTTGTCATAGGCTACAGGCTATTTAAAAACAGTTTAATTTTGTCTAAATTAACATCAGCTTTAATTGTAATTATAGCAATTGGTTATATTTCTTTTTATATTTATAGGCGAAATAAAAGTATTAATTTGGTCAAAGAGATAGATTTATCAGAGGTAAGTTTAATTGCCTGTTTAAGCCTATTATACACATATTCTCAACCCGCCAATTCATCAATATTAGTGTTAGCAGGGGTATTTTTGATAAATGAACTGCTGACAGAAGTTAAAAATAATAATTTTACCGTTCAAAGGATCTGTTTCTGGAGTGCCGGATTTTTTTGCCTATTGATTCACACTATTATTGGCTATAATTTACTGACTCCAGCTTGGAAAACGAGTACATCTCCTATAAGTATAACTTCAATTTTTAAACAAACAATTGCCGCAAGTCCTAGTTACGCTATAGTAGGATTGAGCTTCTGTATTTTAGCAATTGCCCACTTAAGTCTAAACAAAACAAAAGGCCAATTGTTATTGGAAAGGGAAATTGAGTAA
- a CDS encoding thioredoxin family protein: MTSLIAITDSEFETEVLKATQPVLVYFWASWCGPCRLMTPLITSTTQTYGSSLKVVKMEVDPNPDTVAKYKVEGVPALRLFKNGELIGTVEGIESKQKITSLLETHLSSQ; this comes from the coding sequence ATGACCAGTTTGATTGCAATTACCGATTCTGAGTTTGAAACCGAAGTCCTGAAAGCAACACAGCCCGTGTTGGTATACTTTTGGGCGTCTTGGTGCGGGCCTTGCCGTCTGATGACGCCGTTAATTACCTCCACAACCCAAACCTATGGCTCTAGCCTCAAGGTCGTCAAAATGGAAGTCGATCCCAATCCAGATACCGTGGCAAAGTATAAGGTGGAGGGTGTTCCGGCACTTAGACTGTTTAAAAACGGTGAGTTGATCGGGACTGTTGAAGGAATTGAGAGTAAACAGAAAATCACCAGTTTACTGGAAACTCATCTAAGCAGTCAGTAG
- a CDS encoding LL-diaminopimelate aminotransferase: MQFAKRLDPLQFNVFADMDRAKAKALAAGKQLIDLSLGSSDLPAATHVVDAIAQSLKDPSTHGYLLFRGTKDFRVAAANWYTQKFGVPVDPETEVLPLIGSQEGTAHLPLAILNPGDFALLQDPGYPSHMGGVYLASGQIYPMPLRAENEFLPVFDEVPAAVLAQARMMVLSYPHNPTTALAPLSFFQKAVAFCQKHNLVLVHDFPYADLVFEDTKAHSILEADPEKTVSIEFFTLSKSYSMGGFRIGYAIGNAEVIRALRLVKAAVDFNQYRGILNGAIAALNGPQQGVQATVATFRSRRDAFINALHRIGWQVPTPVATMYVWAKLPEPWAANSIGFCTQLVETTGVAASPGAGFGNIGEGYVRFALVQEPPILEAAVERIAKFLSP; this comes from the coding sequence ATGCAGTTTGCCAAACGTTTAGATCCCCTGCAATTTAATGTTTTCGCGGATATGGATCGGGCGAAGGCAAAAGCGCTAGCAGCGGGTAAGCAGTTAATAGATCTGTCGCTGGGATCTTCGGATTTGCCAGCCGCAACCCACGTTGTCGATGCGATCGCTCAATCCCTAAAAGACCCCAGCACCCACGGCTACTTACTGTTTCGCGGCACAAAAGATTTTCGAGTTGCAGCCGCTAACTGGTATACCCAAAAATTCGGTGTTCCGGTTGACCCAGAAACGGAAGTGCTGCCCCTGATCGGTTCCCAGGAAGGAACAGCCCATTTACCCCTAGCAATTCTCAATCCGGGGGATTTTGCCTTGCTGCAAGACCCGGGTTATCCTTCCCACATGGGTGGCGTCTACTTAGCCAGCGGTCAGATCTACCCAATGCCTCTGCGGGCAGAAAATGAGTTTTTGCCTGTGTTTGATGAAGTACCAGCCGCAGTTTTAGCGCAGGCGCGAATGATGGTGCTAAGCTATCCCCACAATCCTACTACCGCTCTAGCACCCTTATCTTTTTTCCAAAAAGCAGTCGCCTTTTGTCAGAAACACAACCTGGTGCTAGTTCACGATTTTCCCTACGCCGATTTAGTGTTTGAAGACACCAAGGCACATTCAATTCTGGAAGCAGATCCCGAAAAAACTGTTTCGATCGAGTTCTTCACTCTTTCCAAGTCTTACAGCATGGGCGGTTTTCGGATCGGTTACGCTATTGGAAATGCCGAAGTGATTCGGGCGTTGCGGCTGGTGAAAGCGGCAGTTGATTTCAACCAGTACCGTGGTATTTTGAATGGTGCGATCGCAGCCCTCAATGGCCCTCAACAAGGAGTCCAAGCCACCGTTGCCACTTTTCGATCGAGGCGAGATGCCTTCATCAACGCTTTACATCGCATTGGCTGGCAAGTGCCAACACCAGTCGCCACCATGTACGTCTGGGCAAAATTACCCGAACCTTGGGCTGCCAATTCTATAGGATTTTGCACCCAGCTAGTAGAAACAACGGGAGTAGCCGCTTCACCCGGTGCAGGCTTTGGCAACATCGGCGAAGGCTACGTCCGCTTTGCCTTGGTACAGGAACCACCAATCTTAGAAGCTGCCGTTGAAAGAATCGCTAAGTTCCTTTCTCCGTAA
- the topA gene encoding type I DNA topoisomerase, which yields MSTLVIVESPTKARTIRNFLPSNYRVEASMGHVRDLPSSAEEIPEAVKGEKWAQLGVNVEADFQPLYVVPQNKKKIVKELQQALKEADELILATDEDREGESISWHLKDLLKPKIPTKRMVFHEITQEAIRESLKNCREIDEQVVHAQETRRILDRLVGYTLSPLLWKKIAWGLSAGRVQSVAVRLLVQRERDRRAFRIGSYWDLRADLEQQKTPFEAKLISLRGTKIATGSDFEESTGKIAAGRNVVLLNEADAVALKERLTGKTWTVANLDERPVTRKPSPPFTTSTLQQESNRKLRLSARDTMRIAQSLYEQGYITYMRTDSVHLSGQAIAAARSCVEQMYGKQYLSPQPRQYTTKSKGAQEAHEAIRPAGNTFRTPQETGLSGREFDLYDLIWKRTVATQMADSRQTLISVDLQVEDAGFRSSGKRIDFPGYLRAYVEGSDDPDAAIEDQEVILPPLKVGDRPNCTELEALGHETQPPARYTEASLVKTLESEGIGRPSTYASIISTIIDRGYAQMNANALIPTFTAFAVTSLLEKHFPDLVNTSFTSKMEQTLDDIATGEADWLPYLRKFYLGETGLETQVKERENEIDPTEARTVELENLAAKVRIGKYGPYIEADNGNGVVTASIPKDLTPADLVPEQVEVLLRQKTEGPDKVGLHPETGEPIFVLIGTYGPYVQLGEATEENKKPKRASLLKGVNLEDVTLDMAVGLLSLPRNLGSHPETGSKIQAGLGRFGPYVVHDRGKEGKDFRSLKSSDNILTIALERAIELLNEPKKGRNGKNSKSKEPLRELGAHPTDGEPVNIYDGPYGHYIKYGKTNVSVPEDQPVEEVTLEKALELLATKASTKKSTAKSSKSTDSSTSKKATSTTKTATKTAAKTTATKKKTS from the coding sequence ATGTCAACTCTCGTTATAGTCGAATCTCCAACAAAAGCACGTACTATCCGCAACTTCCTGCCCTCCAACTACCGCGTCGAGGCATCGATGGGCCACGTGCGCGACCTCCCCTCATCTGCCGAAGAAATTCCCGAAGCGGTGAAAGGGGAAAAATGGGCGCAGCTGGGGGTGAATGTGGAGGCAGATTTTCAACCCCTGTATGTCGTCCCCCAAAATAAAAAGAAAATCGTCAAGGAGTTGCAACAGGCTCTCAAAGAAGCCGACGAACTTATACTGGCAACAGACGAAGACCGCGAAGGCGAAAGCATTAGCTGGCATCTGAAGGATCTGCTTAAACCGAAAATTCCCACCAAGCGGATGGTGTTTCACGAAATCACCCAAGAGGCTATCCGCGAATCCCTCAAAAACTGCCGGGAAATCGACGAACAGGTGGTACACGCCCAAGAAACGCGGCGGATTTTAGACCGACTCGTAGGCTACACGCTCTCACCGCTGTTGTGGAAGAAGATTGCTTGGGGATTGTCAGCTGGAAGGGTGCAGTCGGTAGCCGTGCGGCTGCTGGTGCAGAGAGAGCGCGATCGCCGCGCTTTCCGAATCGGCAGTTACTGGGATCTCAGAGCCGACCTGGAGCAGCAGAAAACCCCCTTTGAGGCGAAGTTAATCAGCCTGAGAGGAACAAAAATAGCTACGGGGAGCGATTTCGAGGAATCAACCGGGAAAATCGCCGCTGGACGGAATGTTGTTCTGCTCAATGAAGCCGATGCTGTAGCTCTCAAAGAGCGACTCACCGGCAAAACATGGACGGTGGCGAACTTGGACGAACGTCCAGTTACTCGCAAACCGTCTCCACCATTTACAACTTCGACGCTGCAACAAGAGTCGAACCGCAAACTGCGATTGTCTGCTCGCGACACGATGCGGATTGCTCAAAGTTTGTACGAGCAGGGCTATATTACCTACATGAGGACAGACTCGGTGCATTTGTCGGGGCAAGCGATCGCAGCTGCCCGCAGTTGCGTCGAGCAAATGTACGGCAAACAATACCTCAGCCCTCAACCCCGCCAATACACTACCAAAAGCAAAGGCGCACAAGAAGCCCACGAAGCCATTCGCCCAGCGGGTAACACTTTCCGCACACCCCAAGAAACCGGACTTAGCGGTAGAGAATTCGACCTTTACGACCTGATCTGGAAGCGCACCGTCGCTACCCAAATGGCGGACTCGCGCCAAACCCTGATCTCCGTTGATTTGCAAGTCGAAGATGCCGGTTTCCGCTCCAGTGGTAAGCGGATTGACTTTCCGGGATACTTGCGTGCCTATGTTGAGGGTTCCGACGACCCCGATGCCGCTATTGAAGACCAGGAAGTGATTTTGCCACCCTTGAAGGTAGGCGATCGGCCCAACTGCACCGAACTAGAAGCTCTAGGTCACGAAACCCAGCCACCCGCCCGTTACACGGAAGCTTCCCTCGTCAAAACGTTGGAAAGCGAAGGCATTGGCCGTCCCAGTACCTACGCCAGCATCATCAGCACGATTATCGATCGCGGCTACGCCCAGATGAATGCCAACGCCCTCATTCCCACCTTCACCGCCTTCGCCGTCACCAGTCTCCTGGAAAAACACTTCCCCGACTTGGTAAACACCAGTTTTACCTCCAAGATGGAACAGACCCTGGATGACATTGCCACCGGCGAAGCAGATTGGCTCCCCTACCTGCGGAAATTCTACCTGGGAGAAACAGGTTTGGAGACGCAAGTCAAGGAACGGGAAAACGAAATTGACCCCACCGAAGCCCGCACCGTCGAACTGGAGAACCTGGCGGCCAAAGTCCGCATTGGCAAATATGGCCCATATATTGAGGCAGATAATGGCAACGGTGTAGTCACCGCCTCTATACCCAAGGATCTGACTCCAGCCGATCTAGTCCCAGAGCAGGTTGAGGTGCTACTGCGCCAGAAAACCGAGGGGCCAGATAAAGTGGGCTTGCATCCAGAAACCGGGGAACCGATTTTTGTGCTGATTGGCACTTACGGCCCTTATGTTCAACTGGGCGAAGCTACTGAGGAGAACAAAAAACCCAAACGCGCTTCCCTGCTCAAAGGTGTCAACCTTGAGGATGTCACGCTGGATATGGCAGTTGGACTGCTGTCTCTACCCCGCAATCTGGGTTCTCACCCAGAAACCGGCAGCAAAATCCAGGCAGGACTGGGACGCTTTGGCCCTTACGTCGTCCACGATCGAGGCAAGGAAGGGAAAGACTTCCGTTCCTTAAAATCTAGCGATAATATCTTGACAATTGCTTTAGAACGTGCAATTGAGCTACTGAATGAGCCCAAAAAGGGACGGAACGGCAAAAACAGCAAGTCCAAGGAACCGTTACGAGAACTGGGCGCTCACCCTACTGATGGAGAGCCGGTGAATATTTACGATGGCCCCTACGGTCATTACATTAAGTACGGCAAAACTAATGTTTCTGTGCCGGAAGATCAACCTGTGGAAGAGGTGACCCTGGAAAAGGCGCTGGAACTTTTAGCGACTAAGGCATCTACCAAGAAATCGACTGCCAAGTCAAGTAAATCAACGGATTCTTCTACTAGCAAAAAGGCAACATCGACAACTAAGACCGCGACGAAAACTGCTGCAAAAACGACTGCTACGAAGAAGAAAACTTCATAA
- a CDS encoding DUF29 domain-containing protein produces the protein MTQTQIKVSHTDGLYETDFHAWTLEQAAFLRSGMWDCLDISNLVEEIESLGKQERQKLRSRLAILLGHLLKWEFQASHRSNSWLGTIREQRRRILELLEENPSLKPYLPEAKEKAYQDGLDLAVQETSLSYETFPSECPYNLEQILDSKFFPGQRLEDNSIAD, from the coding sequence ATGACCCAAACTCAAATAAAAGTAAGCCATACGGATGGACTGTACGAGACAGACTTCCACGCCTGGACGCTGGAGCAAGCAGCATTTCTTCGTTCTGGGATGTGGGATTGTTTGGATATCTCTAACTTGGTGGAGGAGATTGAATCTTTGGGCAAGCAAGAACGCCAAAAATTAAGAAGTCGTTTGGCTATTTTATTGGGACATTTACTCAAGTGGGAGTTTCAGGCCAGCCATCGCTCTAATAGTTGGCTTGGTACGATTCGGGAACAGCGGCGACGGATTCTTGAACTGCTTGAAGAGAATCCCAGTTTGAAACCTTACCTGCCCGAAGCTAAAGAAAAAGCCTACCAAGACGGGTTAGACTTAGCCGTTCAGGAAACGTCTCTAAGCTACGAAACTTTCCCGTCTGAATGCCCATATAACTTAGAACAAATATTAGATTCTAAGTTTTTCCCAGGACAGCGCCTTGAGGATAACTCGATCGCAGATTAG
- a CDS encoding Uma2 family endonuclease, producing the protein MSPLTLKLDTVHLTDEQFYEICQNNRELKFERTVKGELIIMSPVGGESGNREADLIIDLGIWNRQNGLGFTFSSSTVFKLPNGADRSPDAAWIRRERWEALTPQQRRKFPPIAPDFVIELRSATDDLEMLRQKMQQYMDAGVQLGWLINPQQQQVQIYRQGQDVEVRNLPTELSGENVLPGFNLSLSLY; encoded by the coding sequence ATGAGTCCTTTGACATTAAAACTAGACACCGTTCACCTGACAGACGAACAGTTCTACGAGATCTGTCAAAATAACCGCGAGTTGAAATTTGAACGAACTGTCAAGGGAGAATTAATTATTATGTCACCCGTGGGAGGAGAAAGCGGCAATCGAGAAGCCGACTTAATTATCGATTTGGGAATCTGGAATCGGCAAAACGGCCTCGGTTTTACCTTCAGTTCGTCTACTGTATTTAAGTTGCCTAATGGTGCTGACCGTTCTCCAGATGCCGCATGGATTCGGCGGGAACGTTGGGAAGCACTCACTCCCCAACAAAGACGTAAATTTCCCCCCATCGCACCGGATTTTGTCATCGAGTTAAGGTCAGCAACCGACGATTTAGAAATGCTGCGCCAGAAAATGCAGCAATATATGGATGCAGGGGTGCAACTCGGATGGTTGATTAATCCCCAACAGCAACAAGTTCAAATTTATCGCCAAGGACAAGACGTGGAAGTGCGAAATCTGCCCACAGAATTATCCGGTGAAAATGTATTGCCTGGATTTAACTTGAGTCTATCTCTTTATTAA
- a CDS encoding NAD(P)H-quinone oxidoreductase subunit N, whose product MSFAELVAQLNVGTILPESIVIMTLIVVLVGDLIVGRTSARWTPYVAIAGLFAAIVALYFQWDIDNTISFLGAFNSDALSVVFRAIIALSAAVTILMSISYIEQSGTPLGEFIVILMTAALGAMFLSGADELVTIFVSLETLSISSYLLTGYTKRDPRSNEAALKYLLIGASSSAIFLYGLSLLYGLSGGETQLSAIATGIALRGESLGLVIALVFAIAGIAFKISAVPFHQWTPDVYEGSPTPVVAFLSVGSKAAGFALAIRLMVTAFPLVSEQWHFVFTALAILSLVLGNVVALAQTSMKRLLAYSSIAQAGFVMLGLIAGTEAGYASMVFYLLVYLFMNLGGFTCVILFTLRTGTDQISEYSGLYQKDPLLTLGLSICLLSLGGIPPLAGFFGKLYLFWAGWQAGLYLLVLLGLLTSVISIYYYLRVVKMMVVKEPQEMSDAVKNYPEIRWNLPGMRPLQVGLVLSVIATSLAGILSNPLFTLANSSISRTPMLQSSVISSEVAEVSTQVSALSRE is encoded by the coding sequence ATGAGCTTTGCTGAACTTGTAGCCCAGCTGAATGTTGGAACAATATTGCCGGAAAGTATTGTCATTATGACCCTCATTGTGGTATTGGTCGGCGATCTGATTGTGGGGCGGACTTCTGCACGCTGGACGCCTTATGTAGCGATCGCAGGTCTTTTCGCCGCCATCGTCGCCCTGTACTTTCAATGGGATATCGACAACACTATCTCGTTTCTGGGTGCCTTCAACAGTGACGCCCTCAGTGTCGTGTTTCGCGCTATCATTGCCCTGTCTGCTGCCGTGACAATTTTGATGTCCATCAGCTATATAGAGCAGTCTGGCACCCCTTTAGGCGAATTTATCGTCATTTTAATGACCGCAGCCCTTGGCGCGATGTTCCTATCTGGGGCAGATGAGCTGGTGACGATTTTTGTGAGTTTGGAAACTCTCAGTATCTCTTCTTACCTGCTGACAGGTTACACCAAGCGCGATCCTCGATCGAACGAAGCAGCCTTGAAATACCTGCTGATTGGGGCTAGCAGTTCCGCCATCTTTCTGTATGGCTTATCCTTGCTGTACGGATTATCGGGTGGGGAAACTCAGTTAAGCGCGATCGCAACTGGCATAGCCCTTCGGGGTGAATCTCTGGGTTTGGTAATCGCTTTAGTATTTGCGATCGCCGGTATTGCCTTCAAAATCTCCGCCGTACCCTTCCACCAGTGGACGCCTGACGTTTACGAAGGTTCTCCTACCCCAGTCGTCGCCTTCCTCTCCGTCGGTTCCAAAGCAGCCGGATTCGCCCTAGCCATCCGCCTGATGGTGACAGCTTTCCCGTTAGTCAGCGAACAGTGGCACTTTGTCTTCACCGCCCTCGCCATTCTCAGCTTGGTTTTGGGTAACGTAGTCGCCCTCGCCCAAACTAGCATGAAACGGCTGCTAGCCTATTCTTCGATCGCCCAAGCTGGTTTCGTCATGCTTGGTTTGATTGCTGGTACGGAAGCCGGATATGCCAGTATGGTTTTTTACCTCCTGGTTTACCTATTTATGAACCTGGGAGGCTTCACCTGCGTCATCCTGTTCACTCTGCGGACGGGAACCGACCAAATTAGCGAATACTCCGGTTTGTATCAAAAAGACCCACTCCTCACCTTGGGACTCAGCATTTGTCTGCTTTCCTTGGGAGGAATTCCGCCTTTGGCTGGATTCTTTGGCAAACTGTATCTATTCTGGGCAGGTTGGCAAGCTGGACTCTACCTGTTGGTGTTGCTAGGACTGCTAACCAGTGTGATTTCGATTTACTACTATCTCCGCGTAGTCAAGATGATGGTAGTCAAAGAACCGCAAGAAATGTCAGATGCTGTCAAGAATTATCCCGAAATTCGCTGGAATTTACCGGGAATGCGACCTTTGCAAGTTGGTTTGGTGCTGTCCGTAATTGCCACATCTTTAGCGGGGATTCTGTCTAACCCGCTGTTTACTTTGGCGAATAGTTCCATTAGCCGCACGCCGATGTTGCAATCATCTGTGATTAGTTCAGAGGTGGCTGAAGTTAGCACTCAGGTATCAGCATTAAGCAGGGAGTAA
- a CDS encoding PEP-CTERM sorting domain-containing protein, with the protein MKTFTPKIWNQIGLSLSILTGVGFATVQGATAASLTVAGYTWDAADSVVGGSIVSGSENISGFYANFLANQPEVASKTVGSILGFDPGVSTSVNLGDDTNRGVIELNWGNGMSLRNAAGKDLVVYENGSWGSPEAYAVSVRKVGSGSFSEFRYEFSDGFETNVFATGFDLSDFGIGNDEAIDAIRITNLLATDKVNGADGRGFLGGSFAPQTGGFGEGNYEPNKFDADLTFVAGLHKPTPVPEPTSALALLVFGVAGAGAVLKRR; encoded by the coding sequence ATGAAAACTTTTACTCCAAAAATCTGGAATCAAATCGGTTTGTCACTAAGCATCCTCACTGGTGTAGGATTTGCAACGGTGCAAGGAGCGACAGCCGCCTCTTTAACCGTTGCGGGTTACACCTGGGATGCTGCCGACTCTGTAGTCGGAGGATCGATCGTCTCAGGAAGCGAGAACATCTCTGGTTTCTATGCCAACTTCCTTGCAAACCAGCCCGAAGTTGCCAGTAAAACCGTCGGCTCTATTCTTGGCTTCGATCCTGGCGTCAGCACCTCCGTAAATCTTGGCGATGATACCAACAGAGGTGTCATCGAACTCAACTGGGGAAATGGGATGTCTCTGAGGAACGCCGCTGGTAAGGACTTGGTAGTATACGAGAACGGTAGCTGGGGGTCGCCAGAGGCATATGCCGTCTCTGTTAGGAAAGTAGGCTCTGGCAGCTTCAGCGAGTTCAGATACGAGTTCAGCGATGGATTTGAAACTAACGTTTTTGCCACAGGTTTCGACTTAAGCGATTTCGGCATCGGCAACGACGAGGCAATTGATGCTATCCGCATCACCAACCTACTGGCAACGGACAAAGTGAATGGCGCTGACGGACGCGGATTCCTTGGCGGTAGCTTCGCTCCCCAAACTGGTGGGTTTGGCGAAGGAAATTACGAACCCAACAAGTTTGACGCAGATCTCACCTTTGTGGCTGGTTTGCATAAGCCGACGCCTGTTCCCGAACCAACTTCTGCTTTAGCTTTGCTAGTGTTTGGTGTTGCTGGTGCTGGTGCAGTGCTGAAACGGCGTTAG